From Montipora foliosa isolate CH-2021 chromosome 6, ASM3666993v2, whole genome shotgun sequence, a single genomic window includes:
- the LOC138008092 gene encoding probable methyltransferase-like protein 25, whose translation MDAHMVDFFTLDHWESILPQQTREDLELLASEQVQIVSLPNAFDQKSEIVKNCGESLRQFLTEAAQAQLKSFSWLRERQDFLSNCRVNFISHIMAPKKSYEVEIMSNVINTLATQFQVSKILDLGSGKGYLSQNLALQHGLKVIGVDSSPGNTENAYKRNEKLLKAWKGLVNKSQHQVGQLSCHKSSEKSLTYGQNSSEPCSKSACCNSMFHDSNVGINSNDTSAVERKFGTVCKNCADVNQLQETISGESEPLLSQHTKYSTNQNKLKQKEDLRHVTSSFEPSNRKSLNDFSSLSGQLNKEACGKCSCRNLQQNHCLCTQMQLGLKDSAIASSSQLNTLNPNSFFPVTGFVDHSFVANGELRKLFDQLESSDGECHSESNGMFLVGLHACGDLVPMALRIFVNEPSVKLICIVGCCYHLVSQQFGLESNHACSEVGFPMSEFLKPYKCHVSRNATMVAQQAAERIGSQSKCPPPSVLYRAILQVILRDKFGLDGRGLHVGKAGSKCKSFKEYMHKCLIKLGLQDRISELSDEELDSYEDRFKSREKQLHAFHQLRATIAPCIESVFLLDRLCYLHEQGFASASIVRLFDPVKSPRCYAIIATKA comes from the exons ATGGATGCCCACATGGTAGATTTTTTTACTTTAGACCACTGGGAGTCTATTCTACCACAACAGACGAGAGAAGATCTAGAATTGCTTGCAAGTGAACAAGTACAAATAGTATCTTTGCCAAACGCTTTTGATCAGAAATCCGAAATTGTCAAGAACTGTGGCGAGAGTTTAAGGCAGTTTCTTACCGAGGCAGCGCAAGCTCAGCTCAAGAGCTTTTCTTGGTTAAGAGAAAGACAAGATTTTCTAAGTAATTGTAGAGTTAATTTTATCTCGCATATCATGGCTCCCAAGAAATCTTATGAAGTGGAGATCATGTCAAATGTAATAAATACTTTGGCAACACAGTTTCAAGTCAGCAAG ATTTTGGACCTAGGGAGCGGCAAAGGTTACCTGAGTCAAAATTTAGCATTGCAGCATGGATTAAAAGTCATAGGAGTTGATTCCTCTCCTGGCAACACAGAGAATGCGTacaagagaaatgaaaaactttTAAAAGCATGGAAAGGACTGGTGAATAAATCTCAACACCAAGTAGGCCAGCTTTCATGTCACAAAAGTTCAGAAAAAAGTTTGACCTATGGCCAAAATAGCTCAGAACCATGTTCAAAGAGTGCATGCTGCAACAGCATGTTCCATGACTCCAATGTTGGTATCAATAGTAATGACACCTCTGCTGTGGAACGAAAGTTTGGCACAGTATGCAAGAATTGCGCAGATGTAAACCAGTTACAGGAAACAATATCAGGAGAGAGTGAACCACTGCTATCACAGCACACAAAATACTCAACTAATCAAAATAAActcaaacaaaaagaagatttgaGGCATGTTACATCTTCATTTGAGCCATCCAATAGAAAATCTTTGAATGACTTTTCTTCATTGTCTGGACAATTAAACAAAGAAGCATGTGGCAAATGCAGTTGTAGAAACTTACAGCAAAATCACTGCCTCTGCACACAAATGCAATTAGGTCTTAAAGATTCTGCGATTGCAAGCTCAAGTCAACTGAACACTTTGAACCCTAATTCATTTTTCCCTGTGACTGGGTTCGTGGATCATTCATTTGTAGCTAATGGAGAGCTTAGGAAGCTCTTTGATCAACTGGAATCCTCTGATGGAGAATGTCATTCAGAATCAAATGGGATGTTTTTGGTTGGACTTCATGCTTGTGGTGACTTGGTCCCAATGGCCTTGAGAATTTTTGTGAATGAACCTTCTGTGAAGTTAATTTGTATTGTGGGCTGCTGTTACCATTTAGTTTCACAGCAATTTG GCCTAGAAAGTAATCATGCTTGTAGTGAGGTTGGCTTTCCAATGAGTGAGTTTTTAAAGCCTTACAAATGTCATGTGAGCAGAAATGCTACAATGGTGGCTCAGCAG GCTGCAGAACGAATTGGCTCTCAATCTAAG TGTCCACCACCTAGTGTGCTTTATAGGGCAATTTTACAG GTTATCTTGAGGGACAAGTTTGGCTTAGATGGAAG AGGACTCCATGTTGGAAAAGCTGGTTCGAAATGCAAAAGCTTCAAAGAGTACATGCACAAATGCCTAATTAAGCTGGGATTACAAGACCGCATTAGTGAG TTGTCAGATGAAGAGTTGGATTCATACGAAGATAGATTCAAAAGCAGAGAAAAGCAACTGCACGCCTTCCATCAG CTGAGAGCCACCATTGCACCGTGTATTGAGAGTGTGTTCCTTTTGGACAGACTGTGCTATTTACATGAACAG GGGTTTGCTTCTGCTTCTATCGTACGGTTATTTGATCCTGTCAAATCCCCAAGATGCTATGCAATTATTGCTACCAAAGCGTAA
- the LOC138008093 gene encoding cytochrome P450 3A29-like, translated as MILEALIMFSSWKFLLLGTFSLIVVWLVYNFLQEQFSPLQNIPCPPGALPLIGHSLTLLRCGSLLDVVRTWTEQFPSMFVLHLGLRLGVVGGHLVYVTDPELIRFVTVKNAHKFERSEFLAKIIPSLRKGVFVSVGKAHTRQKRLISPAFSLAHLKGFLNIFQENSEKLVQLWSDQLTKVQPECSFERDINKDMHHLSLDLIGESAFGYSFNTILGGSSKVSEAFTVLFLSFNITFLVCKFLFPFFDYLPLAENRKIQAAKEITDNTVLEVIQERRRQKSEGNAPVKRDLLALLMDMYDEETNSRMNDEELRSQVFTFILAGSETTNVALAWTLYELAKNPHIQQKLRTEIQATFTRKEELTWEKLEKMQYLGNVVKESLRLHAPADVTSRVATSDVEIGGYFVPAGTYVVLPIDSTQRSSHFWSNPLAFDPERFVKNDGQESVHPFAYFPFGCGPRMCIGNKFAVMVMKVVLVTLVKNFSFHEVPNCVVNEVNRVSTRPDGLKLCINLVENVDKE; from the exons ATGATCTTGGAAGCATTGATTATGTTCAGCAGCTGGAAATTTCTACTTTTAGGGACTTTTTCGCTCATTGTTGTTTGGCTCGTATACAATTTTCTACAAGAACAATTCTCGCCATTACAAAACATTCCTTGTCCGCCCGGTGCCTTGCCATTGATTGGCCATTCTCTTACTCTTCTTCGTTGTGGAAGCTTGCTTGATGTCGTGCGGACTTGGACAGAACAGTTTCCATCTATGTTTGTTTTACATCTTGGACTTCGGCTTGGAGTAGTAG GTGGCCATCTTGTGTATGTGACAGATCCAGAGCTGATCAGATTTGTAACAGTAAAAAACGCTCACAAGTTCGAACGCTCTGAGTTTCTCGCTAAGATTATCCCAAGTTTGAGGAAAGGTGTATTTGTGTCAGTTGGGAAAGCGCATACACGACAGAAGAGGTTGATTAGCCCAGCATTTAGCTTGGCTCACTTAAAAGGATTTTTGAatatcttccaagaaaattcagaaaaGCTTGTTCAG TTATGGTCAGACCAACTTACAAAAGTTCAACCAGAATGCTCCTTTGAAAGAGATATCAATAAGGACATGCACCACCTCTCACTGGATTTGATTGGCGAGAGTGCATTTGGATACAGCTTTAACACGATCCTGGGTGGCAGCAGCAAGGTTTCAGAGGCTTTTACTGTTTTATTTCTGAGTTTCAACATCACGTTTCTTGTTTGCAAGTTTCTGTTCCCCTTCTTTGACTATCTACCTTTAGCAGAGAATCGGAAAATACAGGCTGCTAAGGAGATTACAGATAACACAGTGTTAGAG GTTATTCAAGAACGTCGTAGACAAAAAAGTGAAGGGAATGCACCAGTGAAAAGAGATCTTCTTGCGTTGTTAATGGACATGTACGATGAAGAAACTAATTCAAGAATGAATGATGAAGAATTAAGATCCCAA GTATTTACGTTTATTTTGGCAGGCAGCGAGACCACAAATGTGGCATTAGCCTGGACACTTTATGAACTCGCCAAGAATCCACACATTCAACAAAAATTGAGAACAGAAATTCAAGCAACATTCACAAGGAAAGAGGAGCTAACATGGGAGAAACTGGAGAAAATGCAGTACCTTGGAAATGTCGTCAAAGAGTCACTTCGACTTCACGCACCAGCTGATGTAACTAGTCGCGTAGCGACATCAGACGTTGAAATTGGTGGATATTTTGTGCCTGCCGGCACTTATGTTGTGCTTCCTATCGATTCAACTCAACGCTCGTCTCATTTTTGGTCAAATCCTCTGGCTTTTGATCCAGAACGATTTGTGAAAAACG ATGGCCAAGAAAGCGTCCATCCTTTCGCGTATTTTCCATTTGGGTGTGGCCCTCGAATGTGCATTGGTAACAAGTTTGCAGTGATGGTAATGAAAGTTGTCCTAGTGACGTTAGTGAAGAACTTTTCTTTCCATGAAGTCCCGAACTGTGTGGTGAATGAAGTCAACAGAGTAAGCACTCGGCCCGATGGACTGAAATTGTGCATTAATTTAGTTGAAAACGTAGACAAGGAATGA